A window of Drosophila sulfurigaster albostrigata strain 15112-1811.04 chromosome X, ASM2355843v2, whole genome shotgun sequence genomic DNA:
AAGTCTATGGATTGCTTAAGTACAGCTAAAGTTTGTaagttttatttctttaaagtCGGGATTTACCATGGGGTGCTTATAGTTGCCCGAAAGTCTAtgatttttttggtttttggtgtCTTGGTGTTACAAGTTACAAATGCACAAGAAGTATTTAGAAGTACTTATACATAATTTGATGGCAATTGGAAATACCATAAACAGGCGGCTGTAGCATAAGTGGAGGGAGGCATTCATTCTATTTTTGGCATTCACCTCGGTTTCTATTCACTGGCTGAGTGTGGACAAGAGTATGTAGTATGTGCAGTGTATATAGCATTGAGGGGAATACAATAGGGTTTGGAATACAAGTCTGTTCAGTGTTTTGGCTTGGTTTGGTTTAGTTCTGCTAAAGATACATCGCGATAGATAGTTAGGATACATGAGTGTATATGCTTAAACATTGAATCACAATAATGAAATGACTTgtgttaaaatattaaagtacaAGTACACATAAGggttaattaaatgaatgtgCAGACAGGTCAAATGTGTGTTTATATCATTCAATTGAGCATTTTGCATTCGGCATTCAGCACTTACTTTGTATTTCGACCTGTCTTAAGCTTAACAAATCTAATTACAGTTGGCAACGAACACgtacacaataaataaattaaatattattacaaaatatatataggtaaatatgtatgtatatagtttacAATTGAACTTTCTGCTTATCTTGaatttttgacttttgcttaCGTTCCGCAACGTACTACGTTaaactcgctctctctctctctctctctctctctcgctatttcgctctttctctctctctctctctctctctctctctgtctctctctctataacTCACTGATGTTGTCGCCATTCTGCTGGTAATAGTTTTTCTGCCTATGGCACAGCCAACTAAATAACTATAGAACCAGCTAATAAGTATTTCTTTTGCAGCCTCCAAAATGCATTTCTCATCTGTATTCGCTCAGTTGGCTGTCGCCTTGACAGAATTGTTGCTCTTTGGTCTTCGTATATGCTCCGACTTGTGATAGAGAAACTTGTAGCTTGTCTGCTTTTCCGTATACTGCGCAAATGTATCTGGAACACGATAATCAACGAAAGACACATTAATGAGAACTGctcaaaatcaaatgcaaattcgaTGGCTTACCAAATGAGATGTGGCCCACGTTGGCAGTGTCCAACGCATAGTAGAGCGTCTGTGCCTTTTGCTCATTCAGCTTGCCGCCAGCATGCCGCAGCAATCGTATAAAATTCTCACGCTCAATTTGCTGACTGTTCGGACTGTATAACTATATaaagtgcaataaaacaaaaaatatatataaagtggTGTCgtaatacaaaaacaaattgcaattagcaAACTCACATTGACCAACGCTcgcaaaaatgtaataatatcgCAGTTcttcaatttgcaaaacagGGAGCAGAGCAGAAAACTCTTTAAACTCACAGTGCCCTTTGCacgctacaaaaaaaataattgttatttttaattggaaattgaaaaacgaaTTTAACTGCTGCCTGTAACTTACGTGATCCAATAACGCAAACAGCTTGTGAAGTTGTGGATTCTTGAGATCGATTTGCAGCAATTCAGCAAATGTGAGTATGTCCAGTTTTTCTGTGTTGTCCAATGACAGGAAGCTCTCGCACAATTCCGTGTCACGCTTGCTATCCAACAGGCCAAGCGAATCCAGAGTATGCTCAATTTCCACAATATCGCCAGGAAAGGGAATTTTCATTTCACGGGCGCGACTCATAACGATAACATCCTCAAACGAATAGTCCGATGTGGGAACTTCCAAAGCtctacaaaaacaattggTAAATGAGCATTCTCATTAGGTGTAATCGATCAATCAAACACTCACTTGGCCATCACTTCGCGCACATTATGGGCATAGAGATTAGCGTCTGCCACTTCGGCGGGCGAGGGCGTGTAAACAggcaaatattcaatttcgCAACGATTATAGAACTGTGTCATTGTCAACCAAAGTAGACGCAACCTGAACGGGAACGGGAAGAAAGCAAGAGTTAATTGCATTGTTCACTCAAGGTTCAGGGTTATTTGAAAACTTACACTCCTGGTCCATCCCAGGTCCAGGTGAACGTGTCGTATTTGTTGGGATAGCGCAGCAAAACGGGTTGCACTGGCACACCGGGGTAAAAAGCGCCCGGTTTGAATTTAATCAATGCCGTGCGATTGGTGCAAGTGCCCTCGGCAAAGATAACAACCTGTGGCCAATCCTCTTCGGAGCGTGTGCGATCAACAATTTGCCGTATGGTATTCTGCCTCGAATTGGGATCCTCACGCTGCACATAGATGGGCTGGGCATAGTTGATGATGCGTCCCAGCAACGGAATATCTGCCGTCTCCCGCTTCGCAACAATCGATGGCGGATGACCAGCCACAACGAGTATGGAATCAACGTACGAGGAGTGCGGTGCCACAACCAAAACGGGTGCCTCCTTGGCGCTAGCTGGAGTGCCTTTGAAACTGATGTAGTGAAAGGAGCCAGATGTGTAAACCATGCGCATCGCACGCGCCGTCAAGTATTGCACATTCCTGTCagttacaaaaaaagaattcattAACTACAGCGTAGAAATTGTAGCCTCGTAGCTCTTTCCCTTTGAACTGTGTGTTGAAAGGAGTGCTTATATTGGACTGAATGCACTTACCTACGCCAGCCGGTGAGTGGCCTTGCCTGCAATTCCTCCAGTGACATGCCATAGAGGCCAATGCAAGCGAACATCCAGGCCGAGAGCAATGAGAGCACACATCCCACCACGCGTATGGGCAGAAGAAGCACAGTCAGCACGTAGAtctgcaaacaaaattttcgtatacatatattatatatatttgtgtcgTGCCAGACGTAGTATTATATATGGGGTCTATATGTACGCCGCGTGTAGTATAAATGTCGCTTTCCGCCTTGTTTCTTATCGGCCGTTGAGTCAAGAGGGAAGCGCATAATATTGATAACACGTCAATCGTTTTCTGAACTTTGAAATTCCAAATCCACAATTGAATTGTATTatttcgaaatgaaaataaacaaacattagAAGACCCGCCTCTAGTCGTAGTTACTATGCCATCCAACTTAAAGAATTCAACGgtaaaaatttattcaatCAATTGCTGTTTGACCGAGGTCATTAATTTGACCTTGAAATTCTAGATATACGTAGACGTAATATACGCATAATTtggaaacaacaaaacaagttCTAGGAATTCATTTGGAATCGGCATAAGTTTAGTACTAAttcttcatttaaattcattcaagATGATTCATTTTCATACCTAATTCAtgatatattcattattatagTGACTAATGGAGTACCCAAAAACATATAATAAGTAATTCTTTCCCCAACAACGTAAACAACTATTTTAAGAGTTTAAATTTCCTGTAAGTGATGATgactttattttcattaagtGATAAATtcgttaaatttaaatatgctaaGGTTCGTAAATCCTTAAAAAAAGATAATTACAAAACTCAAGAAATCTTCAGACAGTttactaaatacaaatatttagctatttcaaaatgtttgtgAAATGTGGTAGAAATCttcataaatattgcaaatatttcaaaatctgCAAGGCAAACGAAACACACGAATTAACGTAAAAGCTTTTGTTTCCgctgtatatgtgtatgtgcatacattatgtatttgtatttgcttttgctcttgcatttgcctttgtgtttgtatttgcgTTTGTATTTGCATctttatttgcaattgttgttgtatacaAATGAGCATGTCATTGAATGACAAAGAGTTGCGtatgctagtgtgtgtgtatccatgtgtgtgtgtgtgtgtgtttgtgctgcCTCCTCGACCTTGATTCAGTGATTGAAGGCAAATGAAGCGAGTTAAAACTAGTTTCAAGTATTTAGCCTCCGAGATTTGGCTGATTGCATATTGTTGAAAAGGCGCAATCTCTGACTCACctcaaaacacaaaacgcaaATCGCAATCAATCGAGTGTACTAGGTCATCACAAATACTTGGAAGTGAATTGTGGAACTGGACTCACTTCACTTTTCAAAGGTATTACTTTTTAATGGCTACTGATAATCGGCGAGTTAACACTGTGTGCAtttactttctctctctttttgtctgACACTTTCACTCTCCCTCTCAAATGGACGGCGAtcttttgcaaaatttgcGAATGCTAATTAATTACTGTGTAAGGGTCATgccacaaataaattattcaaccGTAGCTAGATCTAAATTTAGATTAATTTCATCTAGTGCTCAATATTCGTGCCTTCCTCTCCCCGCAAACCCTAAATAATACAATGTGGTTCACATGATCGATTTAActgctgtttgtgtgtgtttgttgtttcgGTTCCGCTCAGCTGCCAAATGGCGTGCTactgtataagtgtgtgtgtgtgtctgtttgtctgtatgAATATCTATCGCCTATCGATAATAGAGCAACGTGTGCTGTGTGCGCGTGGGAGGAAGGGGGATGGACAGTGCCACATTATGCTGGCAATTATAGTGGAGAGTGAGTGGAACGTGTGTAAAACGTTTTGCACGATTATAATCATAGTAAGTGCTGATAGATGACAGGGGAGGAGGGAGAGAGGGCCGTGGGTATGTACAGGAGAAGCTTAATGGGGGCAACACTTAAGAGCGCCTGCATGCTGTACTTTGGAATGGGAACACACCACATAGCACAGGTTttgctaacacacacacacacacacataggcaAAAATctgcaaagcaacaacacatacacatacatacataagtggGCAAGTaaaagcaactacaactataaCTACATGGCAACAAAAGCGCCAAAGAACCGGCAACgaaagaaagcaacaacaataagacaACAAGAAAATCATACGATTCTCGCTGCTTTgcttctttttggtttttgttttgtggcgACGTTTTCGCTGACGTCGTTAACAGAGCGAcgttggcagcggcagcggcgacgCAGATAAAAGCATAAGAGAGGCAAGTAAATCAAAGAAAGAATGTGTAACACGCAAAGAGTTATCGACATcgtctcacacacacatgcacaaatAGGCAGatgtttgtatatgtatgtgctgCACTTGAAATCTCTGTGAGTGtgggtcacacacacattgataagaacaaaaacaaagctatTCACACGAGCGAACCGTTTAGCAACCCCGCCCCCCTTTTCACACGTCTACCGTTTTGTGGGTATATTGCTCATTGCTTCCCACACTATGATACAGCTGTGTTTGAACTGTTTTTGCATGAATGAAAGAACAGTGAACGTGAAACGATGAGGCATTGGGAGGAGGGAGGGATAGAAGTACTCACCTTGGCCACATCAATGTGACTGTCGATTTGTATGCGATGCACAAATGGATTGATATAACTGTATCCCTTGGATGCCCAGCTATCTTCCTCAGAGTCCCGTTTTCCcaggctgttgttgctgttgatggcaatgctgttgttggcatcgcCGACGGTGGTCAACACGCTGGTggcattgttgtcgttgttggtctcattgtcgttgttgagGCCATCACCAACATCGTTCGATGCCCTGGCATCGTGTGGCGACCGACGTCGTTTAATTGAAGACGTTGTCATTTCACACACACGGAGAACACACTCCACTCACTGACACAATTCACTTCTGTTTCTATTTAACAGTTTGcactaattatttatttgcgtttgctttttcacttttttctgTGTGCTTAGTTAGGCGTgtggcgcaaaaaaaaaaaaatatgaaaaacaacaagtacTCACGCCCGCTCTTCCGTTTCTTTTTTGCGTAGCCAGCGAATTGCGCGAGTGCTGGTTAACAACTCAAATAGTGCTGTGtaaaactatattattatCGATAACGCATGCCGCGCCGATACTACGATTACATTCTGAAAAAATTCCTAACGATGTTGCCACTTAAACAGTACGACAGCTTCAAAAATATTCAGCTATCTGGCAACATCAACAGTAGGCGGCGCGCATTTGAATGCAGAGCACGAAGCACCCTTTTTGTTTGAATGTGCAAATAAGTATGTCAAAGCTGGagtttgttgaaatttttaaatacatttggtGTGTGTACAAGTGTAAAGTGCATGTGTCAAATGCGCATAATTATTATGTTGTGTGGCATACGATACTGTCTAGTCACATGCTTgtcagccacagccacaggcAGTAGCAGAAGCGGTAGCAGCAGTTCATGGCACCCAACGACTAGGTCGGCTTGACGCACATGTGCTTGAAACGTGCTGTCCAAATTTTCAAACGCGCCTTCTAATGTTGCCAAGGCGAGCTgttgtatacacacacattcatgcATACTTATTATGCTGAGCTCAAATACTTGCTTTGCACATggctatttttcttttcattatttttgtttttgcttttggtattgctgtctgctgcttgaaaatacaaaaaaaaagcaaaatgtaaACTAACCAGTTTGACGCTATCGCATGACAAACGAGTTTTTATTATCGCGCTATTTGCAGAATACTCTTCATCGGCACCTACTACATCTGATTGGTGGGCGGGTCGAGAGGCGTGCGCGCAGCTGTTGACGTCGCCgatgccgttgccgctgccgccgcatAGCAGAACTGTTACTGTTATACGCGACGCGTGCATTTGACCTTGCCGAAGTTTAAAGGCTGATGCAATCGCGGAGTTGGCATCACACCAAAAAGGGACGAGCTGTTATACCCcacatatgcatgtgtgtgtgtgtgtatgtttaaAGTGAAATTAGCTCAATGGCCGGCAAAAGCGACGAATTCGCTatgcgaaatgcgaaatgatGAGTAATTGATGGGAATGCTCGTTAAGCGATATCTGTAATCAGTCTGACTGCTGGCCACGCCCCTTTTGTCCGCTTTTATTAGCGGTCAGCCAGCGGAAAACGTATTCAAGGCTGCTCAACAAACAATTTGGCGAATAAgcatacataatatatttttaataaaaaaaaagctggtACATAAAAATTCTGtgaatttttttatagttttagcattttttggctgctttttatttttatcgttagtccgttttttgttttttttttctctcgtttttattattttgctctAATGATTTGTGGCTTGTGCGACAgtttttaacaacaatttttttgttggtgccGAACGTGGGCGACGCAGCAGCCAGTGAGCGTCACgtgaaattatttaagttgccaaaaatgtgaaaattgtataattaatggCTTTTGTTTCGTGAGCGAAGGCCTTTgtgatttgattttctttttttttattttttattatattttggcTAATGCGCCAAAcaggcgtatacgcaacattCGCAGCAAAATTTCCATTAGCTGCCGCATTGCATTGACCCCTGGACtgtctctgctctgctctaccctctctccctctctcactgtCCTCGGTCTGCTCTGCTCACACTCGCGTTCGACGTCATCATCATTGACGTCACAGCAGGCTTTGCGCGTGGCCCCCACACAACagtaaaagcagcagcagcagcagcagaagaactTTGTAATAAGAGAGCGTGCATAcacgacaataacaaaatcaattattcTGTATGTATACTTGgctcactcgcacacacacatactttcgTATACTATGCAAAAGCTGACGGACGATGAGCAAGCGCAAAAGCAACGCGACCAACCTCTACACATACATTCACATGTACacatatctgtgtgtgtgtgtgtgtgtgtgtacaacgGGGCGAGCCCCCAAATCTGGATTCCCAATTGCGgacagcagcaagagcagcaaggTTGCAGCTGTATGTTGTAAGCTGACGTCGCAGTATTGAAATTGGAATAAGGAAAAGACGCGTCTCTAAATTTagacgcacacaaacacacacacacacacaaacataatTTCTGGGTAAGCGCACGTGTTGGCATACGTGTGCATGAGTGCGTGCTTGTGTAGGTGGTTTACTCTTGAGTGGTTCCGTGAACTGTTCAAGTTTTAAGGTTGGGTCCGTGCTCAGCTGGTTCACGGAACCACTTGATCTCGAACTGGTAAAACAGGATTTCATCATTATCGCTGGCAATTACCACATTAATGCTGCATACCTTTGCTGCCCTCTGCGAACGGGAACGAGAACTAACCGCTGACTCATTCAGACAACTCAACTCACGGGGGCGTGGCAGCGactgatatttatttatttataatatgtatgtacatatgtatgctgCACTTGAAAGCATTGCTGATTAGAAAGTCTCGCGTATCACGTATCACGTCTCGTGCTTGTTCccaatacaatattataagTACAATGACCACcataaattacataaatatttggacCATAGACCGTCCAGCAGGTCAAGCGCCGCAGACGACAACGACGCAGACGGCGATGCCGACGACGCCCACCAAAATGTCGCTATCGAAAAGTCTCGTTTggtgttttccattttttttcctACTAGGCAGTTTCCGTTGAGCAGATAACACATTAGTTTCCCATGTATGtgtacatttaaaaattgaacgTTTCAATGCCGATAAGGATTggagtagcaacaacaactacatcagcagcagctgccaagaGCATAACTCTGTGGGCTCTCTCAGGCTTACGTTCTCTCTCCCACTGCCTGCtgccctctctcactctctctcgttctGTGTTATGCTAAATGTCAACAGCAAAAATCTAATTATCCCATGCCCTCTGTATAACAGTGATCGCTCGCAAAAGAAGCCGTCGCGTAGTATAACAGCATTTTCGCAAGCAGTGCAAAACTTGTATAGAACAGTTGCTACGATTGCACCAAAAGtgattaaattgatatttgttAACACACAGTGCAGTTGAAGCGAGGCATCACTGTACTCAAATTCTATTTGTACTTCAAAGCCCaaatttaacttaactttGTTTGTGAGAGATAAGCAATGGAAACTTTGCACAGGTCTTAGTTACATTCTTGATAGGCTGCCTCAGCTGATTGtgctgcaaataaaattatccATGCTCTTAAACGGATTATACAGTCTCAACTTTAAGTATGAAATTTTGTGTTGATGAAAAACAATCATATATccaatttttatatgtatatttaacttaaaataatttattaattacttaaaaaagATTATAATGATGTACGATACAAAAAGTcagattttatatattttaattataatttatttattttgaagtttGTCTTCTGTTTATTGGCCGAAACACGGGGAATGCCGGGTTACGTCAACTAGGTTTACACCGTTATGTTAgtttgtatgcatgtgtgtgtgaaatgttgttttgaattgttttgtttacggcagcagcagcagtaaaaaaaaaaagtggaaaaaagaCACGTGCGGTATTGGAGGTGGAGGTGTCTCTGCTGCTAACTTGTCctcacatacacaaatacacaaacatgCATACACTTATGCACACATACCTATGCATGCACAAACATGTGGGCCCGACAGAATACCTGAATAACTCAATAAGTTAGTTAGCTGATTGccaagcaaattgaatttccagCTGCACGATAAAAACACTACACATAAATACAGTACATATagtacttacatacatacatacatatgtatgtacatacataaatgtaagTGAGTTTGCCTGTACAACTCTCTTAGCAAACCGCCATTGAATTTGACACAATTTTAAGCCGAAGTCTCTTAAGTCCATACAAttgcatgcatacatacatacatatgtacatatttgcaCTTTCACAcgtgcacacacatactcacatatGCAGACACATTCACAACTTAGGCCATTGCGAGTAAATTGTGCAAAAGAGAAACAAGATGGCGAAATAATGCGAGTGCAactgcaaaaagcaaaaagacgAGCCTctttggccagcagcagcaacaacaactatcaTGCATGAAATTGCATGATGAGTGTGTAGTAGCATACATACTATGTAAATGTGTTCTGTAGATTTTAATGTGCAGTCCACATTGTGAACACCAATTAgcaaaacacatacatacgtatgtacatacatatgtatgtaagtatgtatgacACATTCGTCGTCGTCTATAAACAAACCAATTCTAAGAAACACTTGTGAAGCACATacaactatatacatatgcatgcatatttattaatacgGTATTGAGAAGTTGGAACTTCCTTTAAATTGGTAAAGTGAGCAAGGCGACAGCGTCAAGTGAGTGTGCTAAGAGGAGAGAGGCTTGCGGGGAGTTGCAAATCGGTCAGGCGATGCCTTTGtctgagttgttgttgctgctgctgctgatggagAGCGCACGTCGGCGACGGCACGTAAAATACAAGCACAACTACATACATCGATATTTTTACCACTACTGCTGCTTTCATGTGTGCGCACACGTCTGAATGTTGTATGTACACgaacaatatacatacatacatgtgcaCTTGCAATGGGAGGGAGGCcaaccaccagcagcagcagcggcggtgATAGAGGCAGCGACTGAAAAATGCGAGACGAGCCCCATGAACGCCAAAAACAGGCaccgccaacaacaaaaattgtatgcCAATCGCGTAGACTCGAACTCACACATTCACGAGAACAGCTACGCAAACTTGTTCCCGATATGTAAACTGAGAGTAAACTGTTATACGCCAGCACacgaatacatacatacatacatacatagacgCCAACAACTGGCATTGCGTGCAAGGGCCACTGAAAGACACCAAGAATCGAACAGCCTATGACGACATTTGAATATGCTTCTACCAATTACCATTCAGAATTGATATGACCATGAATTAGTTAATTGTGCAGACAGTGCTAACAAAGAATTTTATACTCTCAATAGCTCGACTCAGGGTATTGAACGATTCCACAATATCCATCCATCCATAGCTTTGCTGCTGACGATGGCaaaaaagccaaaggcaaTCGCAAAACACGCACACCTGACCGCCTCTTTTCAAATATGCTCTCACTCTCCACTAACCACATTCTCTAccttcctctctctcactcactctctctctgtgtctatCGGTTGGCAGCAACGGTGCCCGCGTCATCCATTCACCAAAAAATACGCTCTTTTACTCTCTTCTGTTCACTCActtgctcgctctctctctctgtgtctgtcaGTTTTGGCTGCTCGAGTGGcgcttgcacacacacatatgtatgtacataagtacGTATACAGGCTTTGCAATGTGTATGAATATGTAGAAAATTGTATCTTGAACGCAGGCCCAGCAGAAACAGTTGCCCGCTCCAATATGAATTGTCAATTTTGACCTTCAAGGTTCCTTCAAAGTACACGACGCGgccacacaatcacacacagagagagagacgcacCGAcgccgacagcagcagcgacgccaacgGCAGCAGCGCGCGCTCAACTCGCTGGCAAACCAACTGGCAAAGCTTCACATGGAGAATAATTCCGTAACAACGTTTCACAGCGGTGGACGCGTGCAGCggacaaaaactaaaaagcggccgatacaaaatacaaaataaagcaacacaaaaaattattaagcaAAAGGCtaacaagagaaaaaaaaaacacaacttgTGTGAATCGGAAGTcgaactaaactaaaaacgCAACACggtaaataaaatcaaataaaacaaagagaCAATAAAAGACGCGCACAAAActcgaaaagcaaaaaagcaaaaaaaagaaaaacgcgaACTAAACGCGCGTgtgcaaagccaaaagcaaaagtagtaaataaataagcataaagagtattgtatatattttttttctgtttcggtttctgtGACTGTGGCAAGTACAagt
This region includes:
- the LOC133849459 gene encoding lysophosphatidylcholine acyltransferase; translation: MTTSSIKRRRSPHDARASNDVGDGLNNDNETNNDNNATSVLTTVGDANNSIAINSNNSLGKRDSEEDSWASKGYSYINPFVHRIQIDSHIDVAKIYVLTVLLLPIRVVGCVLSLLSAWMFACIGLYGMSLEELQARPLTGWRRNVQYLTARAMRMVYTSGSFHYISFKGTPASAKEAPVLVVAPHSSYVDSILVVAGHPPSIVAKRETADIPLLGRIINYAQPIYVQREDPNSRQNTIRQIVDRTRSEEDWPQVVIFAEGTCTNRTALIKFKPGAFYPGVPVQPVLLRYPNKYDTFTWTWDGPGVLRLLWLTMTQFYNRCEIEYLPVYTPSPAEVADANLYAHNVREVMAKALEVPTSDYSFEDVIVMSRAREMKIPFPGDIVEIEHTLDSLGLLDSKRDTELCESFLSLDNTEKLDILTFAELLQIDLKNPQLHKLFALLDHRAKGTVSLKSFLLCSLFCKLKNCDIITFLRALVNLYSPNSQQIERENFIRLLRHAGGKLNEQKAQTLYYALDTANVGHISFDTFAQYTEKQTSYKFLYHKSEHIRRPKSNNSVKATAN